Proteins co-encoded in one Acidobacteriota bacterium genomic window:
- the nrfD gene encoding NrfD/PsrC family molybdoenzyme membrane anchor subunit translates to MRADAAVPEALRTPPLTDGAVTPASLDEQVLRFPETKPPRKWFLALAFTASLMTVGLALIGYTICTGIGVWGNNRPVFWAFDIINFVFWVGIGHAGTLISAILFLFRKTWRNAIARFAEAMTIFAVMCAGLFPLIHVGRPWLAFWLFPYPNQRALWTNFRSPLLWDVFAVSTYFSVSLMFWYLGLIPDLASMRDRTQSPFRRKIYTVLSLGWRGAASHWSHYEKAYLLLAGLATGLVLSVHSVVSFDFAVSLVPGWHMTIFPPYFVAGAIFAGFAMVVIVLVVVRETMNLKNLITDFHLEVMNKVILGMSCLMAYSYLMEGFTAWYSMNPYLHHVFRQYVGGTYGWAGLLTICCNVLIPQILWFRRARRSYFWMIFVSVAVTVGMWFERFVIIVISLHQDYLPSSWHVYKPTLVDFGILFGSLGLFFTLVLVFARVLPVIATTEVKMVLPGAQPGRHGAP, encoded by the coding sequence ATGAGGGCGGACGCCGCGGTCCCCGAAGCCCTGAGGACGCCGCCCCTGACGGACGGGGCCGTGACGCCCGCCTCGCTCGACGAGCAGGTCCTGCGGTTTCCCGAGACGAAGCCGCCGCGAAAGTGGTTCCTCGCCCTGGCCTTCACGGCCTCCCTCATGACGGTGGGGCTGGCCCTCATCGGCTACACCATCTGCACGGGGATCGGCGTCTGGGGCAACAACCGCCCGGTCTTCTGGGCCTTCGATATCATCAACTTCGTCTTCTGGGTGGGCATCGGCCACGCGGGAACGCTCATCTCGGCCATCCTGTTCCTCTTCCGTAAGACCTGGAGGAACGCCATCGCGCGGTTCGCCGAGGCCATGACCATTTTCGCGGTCATGTGCGCGGGGCTCTTCCCGCTGATTCACGTGGGACGTCCCTGGCTCGCCTTCTGGCTCTTCCCGTATCCGAATCAGCGCGCACTCTGGACGAACTTCCGGTCCCCCCTCCTCTGGGACGTCTTCGCGGTCAGCACCTACTTCTCCGTGTCCCTCATGTTCTGGTACCTGGGCCTCATCCCCGACCTGGCCTCCATGCGTGACCGCACCCAGAGCCCTTTCCGGAGGAAGATCTACACGGTCCTCTCCCTGGGATGGCGCGGGGCCGCGAGCCACTGGTCCCATTACGAAAAGGCCTACCTGCTCCTCGCGGGGCTCGCCACGGGGCTCGTGCTGTCGGTGCACAGCGTGGTTTCCTTCGACTTCGCCGTCTCGCTGGTTCCGGGCTGGCACATGACGATCTTCCCGCCCTACTTCGTCGCCGGGGCCATCTTCGCGGGCTTTGCCATGGTCGTGATCGTCCTGGTGGTGGTGCGCGAGACGATGAACCTCAAGAACCTCATCACCGATTTTCACCTGGAGGTCATGAACAAGGTTATCCTGGGGATGTCTTGCCTCATGGCCTACTCCTACCTCATGGAGGGCTTCACGGCCTGGTACTCCATGAACCCTTACCTCCACCACGTCTTCAGGCAGTACGTGGGAGGCACGTACGGGTGGGCGGGCCTCCTCACCATCTGCTGCAACGTGCTCATCCCCCAGATCCTCTGGTTCAGAAGGGCGCGACGAAGCTACTTCTGGATGATCTTCGTCTCGGTGGCGGTGACCGTGGGCATGTGGTTCGAGCGGTTTGTCATCATCGTCATCTCCCTCCACCAGGACTACCTTCCCTCCTCCTGGCACGTCTACAAGCCCACGCTGGTCGATTTCGGGATCCTCTTCGGATCCCTTGGGCTGTTCTTCACCCTGGTGCTTGTCTTCGCCCGCGTCCTTCCGGTCATCGCCACGACGGAGGTGAAGATGGTACTCCCCGGAGCCCAGCCGGGAAGGCACGGTGCGCCATGA
- a CDS encoding 4Fe-4S dicluster domain-containing protein, with product MSLLSATAALAAGTACSRPDRGTIVPYTRRPEEVTPGVANHYASTFAEGFRAHGVLVKTREGRPIHVEGNDEDPWARGKVPFRALADLLGLYDPDRLRKPQVEGRNATWVEAEGRVLPLLKEAARGGRPVLLLCDAVLSPSRREVLEGLRDVLPGLRVLSFEPAIGLGPLLAARSLQGRAEIPVLHPGGARVVLSLDADFLSGEEPSAVLAFAEGRRPETPDSPMTRLYAVEGRMTLTGAKADRRLRVRPSRCAAFAFGLAKLLHARHGLPLPAGLDPEALVRFDAAREVEGEGAESAVEALVADLARAGNGGRVLAGSHLPEEAHGAARLLNAMIGAEGPASAVLQTPPASHGEVRQALDDVARGTYSLVVYWRVNPALVFPGHAAFAGPVAARSVRIGLLPDETADACGVVLPENHWLESWGDYAPAPGRRSLQQPVVAALYDTRQGEDILLGWTRGLGGAAPPDFREQIRSRWRREEFPNGAPVPFEAFWNSVLHDGVYEPEAAPPPRSGLNGAALARMAEAAAGEKAAKGFELALFPSPAVLDGRYANNGWLQEWPDPVTKSTWGNPLLLSPADAESLGAGDGDVVRVEAGGASLEVPVLLQPGQARGLAALALGYGRKGPSIAEGVGLNAFILMEADSDCPFLREGVRLTPTGRHVSVPTTQTHHRMEGRDLVRSFTRTEWAAKEEEGGHGHPLHSLYPDMEFPDHKWGMTIDLSACVGCSGCVLACQSENNVPVVGPEQVLKGREMHWIRVDRYYEGPPEAPKVVHQPMLCQHCDHAPCENVCPVNATNHSPDGLNQMAYNRCVGTRYCANNCPYKVRRFNFLEWNNAKREPETLSFNPEVSVRPRGVMEKCTFCVQRIQDARMRAKVEGRTVRDGEIRPACAVACPAEAIVFGDLKDPQSRVSKVSKDGRGYKVLAELGVRPAVTYLADIRNPGERNDG from the coding sequence TTGAGCCTGCTCTCGGCCACGGCCGCCCTGGCGGCCGGGACGGCGTGCTCCCGGCCGGACCGCGGGACCATCGTTCCCTACACGCGGCGGCCCGAGGAGGTGACACCGGGCGTCGCGAACCATTACGCATCCACCTTTGCCGAGGGGTTCCGCGCCCACGGCGTCCTGGTGAAGACGAGGGAGGGGAGGCCCATTCACGTGGAGGGCAACGACGAGGACCCGTGGGCGCGCGGGAAGGTTCCTTTCCGCGCCCTGGCGGACCTCCTGGGGCTCTACGATCCGGACCGGCTCCGGAAGCCCCAAGTGGAGGGCCGGAACGCTACGTGGGTGGAGGCCGAAGGACGGGTACTTCCTCTCTTGAAAGAGGCCGCAAGGGGAGGGCGCCCCGTCCTGCTCCTCTGCGACGCCGTGCTGTCCCCCTCCCGGCGTGAGGTTTTGGAGGGTCTGCGAGACGTTCTTCCCGGGCTCCGTGTGCTTTCCTTCGAGCCCGCGATTGGGCTGGGGCCCCTTCTGGCCGCGCGGTCCCTCCAGGGCCGGGCGGAGATTCCGGTGCTTCATCCCGGCGGGGCCCGCGTGGTTCTATCCCTCGATGCCGACTTTCTCAGCGGCGAAGAGCCCTCGGCGGTCCTCGCCTTCGCCGAGGGGAGGCGCCCCGAGACCCCGGATTCTCCCATGACGAGGCTGTACGCGGTGGAAGGCAGGATGACCCTGACGGGGGCCAAGGCGGACCGGCGGCTGAGGGTGCGGCCCTCCCGCTGCGCCGCCTTCGCCTTCGGCCTGGCCAAGCTCCTCCACGCCCGCCACGGCCTTCCCCTGCCCGCGGGGCTGGATCCGGAGGCCTTGGTCCGCTTCGACGCGGCGCGGGAGGTGGAGGGCGAAGGCGCCGAATCCGCGGTGGAGGCCCTGGTCGCCGATCTGGCTCGCGCCGGCAACGGTGGCAGGGTGCTGGCCGGGAGCCACCTGCCCGAGGAGGCGCATGGGGCCGCGCGCCTGCTGAACGCCATGATCGGTGCGGAGGGGCCCGCCTCCGCCGTCCTCCAAACGCCGCCCGCCTCCCACGGCGAGGTCCGACAAGCCCTGGACGACGTGGCGCGGGGCACCTATTCCCTGGTTGTGTACTGGCGCGTCAATCCGGCCCTCGTCTTTCCCGGCCACGCGGCCTTCGCGGGTCCGGTGGCGGCCCGTTCGGTACGGATCGGCCTCCTTCCGGACGAGACGGCCGACGCGTGCGGTGTGGTCCTCCCCGAGAACCACTGGCTCGAGTCCTGGGGAGACTATGCGCCCGCTCCGGGAAGGAGAAGCCTTCAACAGCCCGTGGTGGCCGCCCTGTACGACACGCGCCAGGGGGAGGACATCCTCCTCGGCTGGACACGGGGGCTGGGCGGGGCGGCGCCTCCGGACTTCCGGGAGCAGATCCGCTCCCGCTGGCGCCGTGAGGAGTTCCCGAACGGCGCGCCCGTTCCCTTCGAGGCCTTCTGGAACTCCGTCCTCCACGACGGGGTGTACGAGCCGGAAGCGGCGCCCCCTCCCCGGTCCGGTCTAAACGGAGCCGCCCTGGCCCGCATGGCCGAGGCAGCCGCCGGCGAGAAGGCGGCCAAGGGCTTCGAACTGGCGCTCTTCCCCTCGCCCGCCGTGTTGGACGGTCGGTACGCCAACAACGGCTGGCTCCAGGAGTGGCCCGATCCTGTCACCAAGTCCACGTGGGGCAACCCGCTACTCCTCTCCCCGGCGGACGCCGAGTCCCTCGGAGCGGGGGACGGCGACGTCGTCCGCGTGGAGGCGGGCGGCGCGTCCCTGGAGGTGCCCGTTCTCCTCCAGCCCGGCCAGGCCAGGGGTTTGGCCGCTCTCGCCCTCGGGTATGGCCGAAAGGGCCCGAGCATCGCCGAGGGCGTCGGCCTGAACGCCTTCATTCTGATGGAGGCCGATTCGGACTGCCCCTTCCTTCGGGAGGGGGTGCGTCTCACGCCCACGGGCCGGCATGTCTCCGTACCCACCACCCAGACCCACCATCGCATGGAGGGGCGGGACCTTGTGCGGAGCTTCACCCGCACGGAGTGGGCCGCCAAGGAAGAGGAAGGCGGGCACGGCCACCCGCTGCACAGCCTCTATCCCGACATGGAGTTTCCGGACCACAAGTGGGGAATGACCATCGACCTGAGCGCCTGCGTGGGGTGCTCCGGTTGCGTCCTCGCTTGCCAGTCGGAGAACAACGTGCCCGTGGTGGGCCCCGAGCAGGTCCTCAAAGGCCGCGAGATGCACTGGATCCGCGTGGACCGGTACTACGAAGGACCTCCCGAGGCGCCCAAGGTCGTGCACCAGCCCATGCTCTGCCAGCACTGCGACCACGCGCCGTGCGAGAACGTCTGCCCCGTGAACGCCACGAACCACAGCCCCGACGGCCTCAACCAGATGGCCTACAACCGGTGCGTGGGCACGCGCTACTGCGCCAACAACTGTCCGTACAAAGTGCGCCGCTTCAACTTCCTGGAATGGAACAACGCCAAGCGCGAGCCGGAGACGCTGTCCTTCAACCCGGAGGTGAGCGTCAGACCCCGGGGGGTGATGGAAAAGTGCACCTTCTGCGTCCAGCGCATTCAGGACGCGCGGATGCGGGCCAAGGTGGAAGGCCGGACCGTGCGAGACGGGGAGATCCGGCCCGCCTGCGCCGTGGCCTGTCCCGCCGAGGCCATTGTCTTTGGCGATTTGAAAGACCCCCAAAGCCGGGTTTCCAAGGTTTCGAAGGACGGTCGGGGGTACAAGGTCCTGGCCGAACTCGGGGTCCGTCCCGCCGTTACGTACCTGGCCGACATCCGAAACCCCGGAGAGAGGAATGATGGCTGA
- a CDS encoding cytochrome c3 family protein yields MHPYDRFARLWLPVGSAAILTTVLSVGWLTQPDRFVKGFAPEQPVAFSHALHAGSMKIPCLYCHTGVEKSRHAGIPAVSTCMNCHTVTKTESPEIQKIQRAHASGGSIAWKRIHRLPDHVYFDHRPHVAAGVACQTCHGEIQEMDRVSQHMSMRMGNCLGCHRDARAAVAPDSRVTKGPEHCNACHR; encoded by the coding sequence ATGCATCCTTACGACCGCTTCGCTCGACTGTGGCTGCCCGTGGGAAGCGCGGCGATCCTGACGACGGTCCTCTCGGTCGGTTGGTTGACCCAGCCCGATCGGTTCGTGAAGGGATTCGCCCCGGAGCAACCCGTCGCGTTCTCCCACGCCCTCCACGCCGGATCCATGAAGATTCCCTGCCTGTATTGCCACACAGGAGTGGAGAAGTCCCGCCACGCCGGGATTCCAGCCGTTTCCACCTGCATGAACTGCCACACCGTCACCAAGACGGAGAGCCCCGAGATCCAGAAGATCCAACGGGCCCACGCCTCGGGCGGGTCTATCGCCTGGAAGCGGATCCACCGGCTTCCGGACCACGTCTACTTCGACCACAGACCCCACGTGGCCGCGGGCGTGGCCTGCCAGACCTGCCACGGAGAGATTCAGGAAATGGATCGGGTTTCCCAGCACATGTCCATGCGCATGGGCAATTGCCTGGGATGCCACCGGGACGCCCGGGCGGCCGTGGCGCCCGATTCGCGCGTGACGAAGGGGCCCGAACACTGCAACGCGTGTCACAGGTAG
- a CDS encoding sulfite exporter TauE/SafE family protein gives MVFPSGVDVHPLIPPLVAFAISFFTSTGGVSGAFLLLPFQVSFLGFTSPAVSATNQLYNIVAIPSGVYRYFREGRMVWPLTWVVIAATLPGVLAGAWVRVNYLPDPRHFKFFAGLVLLYLGTRMLPDLIRRRAGDAASAEARFQSLVAAHKVRQDGTALRLPRVKVQAFTLSRIRYSFYGETFEFSTVGVFFLSLAVGIVGGVYGIGGGAILAPFFVAIYRLPVYTVAGAALLGTFITSVAGVSFYQFLALFHPEVAVAPDYLLGLLFGLGGAAGMYCGARLQKHAPARAIKWLLVGVLLFTALTYVVQFFAG, from the coding sequence GTGGTCTTTCCCTCGGGCGTGGACGTCCATCCTTTGATACCGCCCCTGGTGGCCTTCGCCATCTCCTTCTTCACCTCCACGGGCGGGGTCTCGGGCGCCTTCCTCCTGCTCCCCTTCCAGGTCAGTTTTCTGGGTTTTACGAGCCCCGCCGTTTCGGCCACGAATCAGCTGTACAACATCGTGGCCATCCCCAGCGGCGTGTACCGGTACTTCCGCGAGGGGCGCATGGTGTGGCCCCTCACGTGGGTCGTCATCGCGGCCACCCTCCCCGGAGTCCTCGCGGGGGCGTGGGTCCGCGTGAACTACCTCCCCGACCCGCGCCACTTCAAGTTCTTCGCTGGGTTGGTTCTCCTGTACCTGGGGACGCGGATGCTCCCCGACCTGATCCGGAGGAGGGCCGGCGACGCCGCCTCCGCCGAGGCGCGTTTTCAAAGCCTCGTGGCGGCCCACAAGGTGCGCCAGGACGGGACCGCCCTGCGCCTCCCCAGGGTGAAAGTGCAGGCCTTCACCCTTTCCCGGATCCGATATTCCTTCTACGGGGAGACCTTTGAATTCTCCACGGTGGGCGTCTTTTTCCTCAGCCTCGCCGTGGGCATCGTGGGCGGAGTGTACGGAATCGGCGGCGGCGCCATCCTGGCCCCCTTCTTCGTGGCCATCTACCGCCTGCCGGTCTACACCGTCGCAGGAGCGGCCCTCCTCGGCACCTTCATCACCTCCGTGGCGGGCGTGTCCTTCTACCAGTTCCTCGCCCTTTTCCATCCCGAGGTGGCCGTCGCCCCCGACTACCTTCTGGGCCTCCTCTTCGGCCTGGGAGGCGCCGCGGGCATGTACTGCGGGGCCCGCCTCCAGAAGCACGCCCCCGCCCGGGCCATCAAGTGGCTCCTCGTGGGCGTCCTCCTTTTCACGGCCCTGACGTACGTAGTCCAGTTCTTTGCGGGCTGA
- the asnS gene encoding asparagine--tRNA ligase: protein MDMPLTIKGLSKHAGKAVTLSGWVYNKRSSGKVRFLILRDGTGYLQCVAFVKDVSAEVFDLLDRVSLESSVTVTGIVRLDERAPGGVELSLTDARLHHMAEEYPIGKKEHGTGFLMENRHLWLRSSRQVAILRVRSEIEQSFRDYFYDRGFTLIDSPILTPAACEGTTTLFETDYFGEKAFLSQSGQLYLEPACMALGKVYCFGPTFRAEKSKTRRHLMEFWMLEPEVAFATLDDVMNLAEDFLTSVVARVLDRCAEELKVLERDTSKLEMVQKPFPRLQYKDAVEQLHSLGSDLKFGDDFGGDDETILTRQYDRPLMVHRYPSAVKAFYMEPDPEDPSLALCVDVLAPEGYGEIIGGSERIHDHDLLLSRIREHGLPEEAFRWYLDIRRYGTVRHGGFGIGLERTVSWICGLQHVRETIPYPRMLYKLYP, encoded by the coding sequence ATGGACATGCCGCTGACGATCAAGGGACTGTCGAAGCACGCCGGGAAAGCGGTGACGCTCTCGGGCTGGGTCTACAACAAGCGCTCCTCGGGCAAGGTGCGGTTCCTCATCCTGCGGGACGGCACGGGCTATCTCCAATGCGTGGCCTTCGTCAAGGACGTCTCCGCCGAAGTCTTCGACCTCCTGGACCGCGTGAGCCTCGAGTCCTCCGTGACGGTCACGGGGATCGTCCGCCTCGACGAGCGGGCCCCGGGAGGCGTGGAGCTCTCCCTCACCGATGCCCGCCTCCACCACATGGCCGAAGAGTACCCCATCGGGAAGAAGGAGCACGGCACCGGATTCCTCATGGAGAACCGCCACCTCTGGCTGCGATCCTCCCGCCAGGTGGCCATCCTCCGCGTTCGCTCAGAGATCGAGCAGTCCTTCCGGGACTATTTCTACGACCGCGGCTTCACCCTTATCGACAGCCCCATCCTGACGCCCGCCGCCTGCGAGGGGACCACCACCCTCTTCGAGACCGACTACTTCGGCGAAAAGGCCTTCCTCAGCCAGTCGGGCCAGCTCTACCTGGAGCCCGCCTGCATGGCCCTCGGGAAGGTGTACTGCTTCGGCCCCACTTTCCGGGCCGAGAAGAGCAAGACCCGCCGCCACCTGATGGAATTCTGGATGCTCGAGCCGGAGGTGGCCTTTGCCACCCTGGACGACGTCATGAACCTGGCCGAGGACTTTCTCACCTCGGTCGTGGCGCGCGTCCTGGACCGGTGCGCCGAGGAATTGAAGGTCCTCGAACGGGACACTTCCAAGCTCGAGATGGTGCAGAAGCCCTTCCCGCGCCTCCAGTACAAGGATGCCGTGGAGCAGCTCCACTCCCTGGGCTCGGACCTCAAGTTCGGTGACGACTTCGGAGGCGACGACGAGACGATCCTGACCCGGCAGTACGACCGGCCCCTCATGGTCCACCGGTACCCGAGCGCCGTGAAAGCCTTCTACATGGAGCCCGACCCCGAGGACCCGAGCCTGGCCCTCTGCGTCGACGTCCTCGCCCCCGAGGGGTACGGCGAGATCATCGGAGGCTCCGAGCGCATCCACGACCACGACCTCCTCCTGAGCCGCATCCGCGAGCACGGCCTTCCCGAGGAGGCCTTCCGCTGGTACCTCGACATCCGACGCTACGGGACTGTCCGCCACGGCGGCTTCGGCATCGGCCTCGAGCGCACCGTCTCCTGGATCTGCGGCCTCCAGCACGTTCGAGAGACCATCCCCTACCCGAGGATGCTCTACAAGCTGTACCCGTAG
- a CDS encoding FHA domain-containing protein, producing the protein MKRMPLVIAVLTAAILSLAAGAAPTAVLVDTSRSIPPAQFDAAKGLVAEALPSLLARGPVALYAFNDEAVQVVDFTQDLGALAEGLRNLRPGGRYTLLHDCVFTAVQAIQAKGSEGVVLLISDGRDENSAVTLEDGASRAAEAHVALVAVGVGAAEERTLRRMAALTGGRYAGRIQDLTARDLGVSFEAAAASLVPVKVPEPPPPPRPAPEEERPAPKAAADPRLFWFVVLAAAVGLLVLAAIAAAVFLLLRRTSPPPERVCEQCGRELKMWESECPDCLASKLAITKPGDETQSPAAPSVPEIDPALLQKAPSSEMLDHTLVLDEVPVLVLRRGNNPPRAFQIPSGQVVSVGRDKINTISVADQTLSGQHFRIVPKEGAFYLVDLKSTNGTYLNGERVTLKELKPDGVIHAGQCDFTFRLEQRRLN; encoded by the coding sequence ATGAAACGCATGCCCCTGGTCATCGCCGTGCTCACCGCGGCCATCCTGTCCCTGGCGGCGGGTGCCGCCCCCACGGCGGTCCTGGTAGACACGAGCCGCTCCATCCCGCCGGCGCAGTTCGATGCAGCCAAGGGCCTGGTGGCCGAAGCCCTCCCGTCCCTTCTGGCTCGCGGGCCCGTGGCTCTGTACGCGTTCAACGACGAGGCCGTCCAGGTCGTGGACTTCACCCAGGACCTTGGCGCCCTGGCGGAGGGGTTGCGGAATCTCCGTCCGGGAGGCCGGTACACCCTTCTGCACGACTGCGTGTTTACGGCGGTTCAGGCCATCCAGGCGAAGGGGAGCGAAGGCGTGGTCCTGCTCATTTCAGACGGGAGGGACGAAAACTCCGCCGTCACGCTCGAAGACGGCGCCTCCAGGGCCGCCGAGGCCCACGTGGCGCTCGTGGCCGTGGGGGTGGGCGCGGCGGAGGAGCGGACGCTCCGCCGCATGGCCGCCCTCACCGGCGGGAGGTACGCGGGACGGATCCAGGACCTGACGGCCCGAGACCTGGGGGTCTCCTTCGAGGCCGCCGCCGCCTCCCTCGTTCCGGTGAAAGTCCCCGAGCCGCCACCGCCTCCCCGGCCCGCGCCCGAGGAAGAGCGGCCGGCTCCCAAGGCGGCCGCGGACCCCCGACTTTTCTGGTTCGTGGTCCTTGCGGCGGCCGTGGGCCTCCTCGTCCTGGCCGCCATCGCGGCCGCCGTGTTCCTCCTCCTCCGCAGGACGAGTCCGCCTCCCGAGCGGGTGTGCGAGCAGTGCGGGCGGGAACTCAAGATGTGGGAGAGCGAGTGTCCCGACTGCCTCGCCTCGAAACTCGCCATCACGAAACCGGGGGACGAGACCCAGAGCCCCGCGGCCCCTTCGGTTCCGGAGATCGATCCGGCCCTCCTCCAGAAGGCGCCCTCTTCGGAGATGCTGGACCACACCCTGGTCCTTGACGAGGTGCCCGTGCTGGTCCTGAGGAGGGGGAACAACCCTCCCCGGGCCTTCCAGATCCCGTCGGGCCAGGTCGTTTCCGTGGGTCGGGACAAGATCAACACCATCTCCGTGGCCGACCAGACGCTGTCGGGACAGCACTTTCGAATCGTGCCCAAGGAGGGCGCCTTCTACCTCGTGGACCTCAAGTCCACCAACGGCACGTACCTCAACGGCGAGCGCGTCACCCTCAAGGAGCTCAAGCCGGACGGCGTCATCCACGCGGGCCAGTGCGACTTCACATTCCGTCTCGAACAGCGGAGGCTGAACTAG
- a CDS encoding aminoacyl-histidine dipeptidase: MLKLEPKKVWEHFENLCKIPRPSGHEKAAGEYVVSVAKAHKLEWERDAVGNVVIRVPASKGREKAPVTVLQGHTDMVCEKNSDVKHDFLRDPIRPRLVGDVVKATGTTLGADNGIGVAMALAILDEKAAVHGPLELLFTIDEETGLNGANGLQPGFVKGRRLLNLDTEEDGQLYVGCAGGKDTVLTLPLSREKSADPRPAYLLSVKGLRGGHSGGDIHEGRGNANRILARALDALAQAGAGFSLVSVQGGSKRNAIPREAFALLHADAAAARKAGAALKTLEATVRAELKGVDEGVALTLAKTKSQGPALTAPSQRKVLNLLASVPHGLISYSRQIHGLVETSTNFAIVETRPAAMDVITSQRSSVESQRDWAAWWVGSVGRLAGAKVRHSNGYPGWEPNMDSPILAQARKTYKRLFREDPKVKAIHAGLECGIIGGKYPGMDMVSLGPTIRNAHSPDEEVHVASVARTYKYLLELLKDLA, from the coding sequence ATGTTGAAGTTGGAGCCGAAAAAGGTCTGGGAGCACTTCGAAAACCTCTGCAAGATCCCCCGCCCCTCGGGCCACGAGAAGGCCGCCGGGGAATACGTCGTCTCCGTGGCCAAGGCGCACAAGCTCGAGTGGGAGAGGGACGCCGTCGGCAACGTCGTGATCCGCGTCCCCGCCAGCAAGGGGCGCGAGAAGGCCCCCGTCACGGTGCTCCAGGGCCACACGGACATGGTCTGCGAGAAGAACAGCGATGTGAAGCACGACTTCCTGAGAGACCCCATCCGTCCCCGCCTTGTGGGAGACGTGGTCAAGGCCACCGGCACGACCCTCGGCGCCGACAACGGGATCGGCGTGGCCATGGCCCTGGCCATTCTGGACGAAAAGGCCGCCGTCCACGGGCCCCTCGAACTCCTTTTCACCATCGACGAGGAAACGGGGCTCAACGGGGCGAACGGCCTCCAACCCGGCTTCGTGAAGGGCCGCCGCCTTCTCAACCTCGACACCGAGGAGGACGGACAGCTCTACGTCGGTTGCGCCGGCGGCAAGGACACGGTCCTGACCCTCCCCCTCTCCCGCGAGAAGAGCGCCGACCCTCGTCCTGCCTACCTTCTCTCCGTAAAGGGCCTGCGCGGAGGCCACTCCGGAGGGGACATTCACGAGGGACGGGGCAACGCCAACCGCATCCTGGCCCGGGCCCTCGACGCCCTGGCCCAGGCCGGCGCGGGCTTCTCCCTCGTTTCCGTCCAGGGAGGCTCCAAGCGAAACGCCATCCCCCGCGAGGCCTTCGCCCTCCTCCACGCGGACGCCGCGGCGGCCAGGAAGGCCGGAGCGGCCCTGAAAACCCTCGAAGCGACGGTTCGAGCCGAATTGAAAGGCGTGGACGAGGGCGTCGCCCTGACCCTCGCCAAGACCAAGAGCCAGGGTCCGGCCCTCACCGCGCCTTCCCAGAGGAAGGTCCTGAACCTGCTGGCCTCCGTCCCCCACGGTCTGATCTCTTACAGCCGCCAGATTCACGGCCTGGTGGAAACCTCCACGAATTTCGCCATCGTGGAGACCCGTCCCGCCGCCATGGACGTCATCACTTCCCAGCGCTCGAGCGTGGAATCCCAGCGCGACTGGGCCGCCTGGTGGGTGGGGAGCGTCGGACGCCTGGCCGGCGCCAAAGTCCGCCACTCCAACGGGTACCCCGGTTGGGAGCCCAACATGGACTCGCCGATCCTCGCCCAGGCCCGCAAGACCTACAAGCGCCTCTTCCGGGAGGACCCCAAGGTCAAGGCCATCCACGCGGGCCTTGAGTGCGGGATCATCGGCGGAAAGTACCCGGGTATGGACATGGTCTCCCTCGGCCCCACCATCCGGAACGCCCATTCCCCGGACGAGGAGGTCCATGTCGCCTCCGTGGCACGGACCTACAAGTACCTCCTCGAGCTTCTCAAGGACCTGGCCTGA